One genomic window of Vulgatibacter sp. includes the following:
- the phoU gene encoding phosphate signaling complex protein PhoU, whose translation MPMHTDKMFEAELKDLREKLLTLGGLVEQAIVLSVRSLSERDSEMAEGVREADKRVNRLEVEIDELCLRLLALRQPAASDLRFITLALKVVTDLERIGDLAVNVAERALQLNQEPPLKPYVDVPQMAEIAQRMLKDALDAFVAGDASMARAVLRKDEEVDQLYHGIFRELLGFMVEDPQTTPRAMAVLFVAKHLERIADHATNVAEMVIFYVEGRDVRHPGSRRVVTG comes from the coding sequence ATGCCCATGCACACCGACAAGATGTTCGAGGCGGAGCTCAAGGATCTCCGCGAGAAGCTCCTGACCCTCGGCGGACTCGTCGAGCAGGCGATCGTCCTCTCCGTTCGCTCCCTGTCGGAGCGCGACAGCGAGATGGCCGAGGGCGTGCGCGAAGCCGACAAGCGGGTCAACCGCCTCGAGGTCGAGATCGACGAGCTCTGCCTGCGCCTCCTCGCGCTGCGGCAGCCCGCGGCGTCCGACCTGCGCTTCATCACGCTGGCGCTCAAGGTGGTGACCGATCTGGAGCGGATCGGCGACCTGGCGGTGAACGTGGCGGAGCGTGCGCTGCAGCTCAACCAGGAGCCGCCGCTCAAGCCCTACGTCGACGTCCCGCAGATGGCGGAGATCGCGCAGCGGATGCTCAAGGATGCCCTCGACGCCTTCGTCGCCGGCGACGCCTCGATGGCCCGTGCGGTGCTGCGCAAGGACGAGGAGGTCGACCAGCTCTACCACGGCATCTTCCGGGAGCTCCTCGGCTTCATGGTCGAGGATCCCCAGACCACGCCGCGGGCGATGGCGGTGCTCTTCGTCGCCAAGCACCTCGAGCGGATCGCCGACCATGCGACCAACGTGGCCGAGATGGTGATCTTCTACGTCGAGGGGCGGGACGTG